CTCCTAAATTTTCCTATATCGCTCTAAAATATTTTTCGGCCTGATTGGCGATACTTTGGTGAGGGTAGATTATTTTTCCAGTTTGTAATATACGAGCGGGCTCGCCACGAAGATAGAAGAGTATGTTCCCACGATGATGCCTATCAGCAGCGACAATGAGAAGCTGTGGATTATTTCCCCCCCGAAAATAAAAAGGGCCACGACCACGACCGCTGTGGTCAGCGATGTGATAAGGGTGCGGGAGAGGGTTTGCGTTATTGAGCTGTTGAAAACAGAGGATGTCTTCTGCCGCTGGGCTTTTCTTAAGTTTTCGCGGAGCCTGTCGTAAATGACAATGGTGTCGTTCACGGAATACCCGGCGATGAAAAGAAGAGATGTTACGACTATCAGATCCACGCTTATTCCGAGGGCCGCGAGTATGCCGAAAGTGATGATGACATCGTGTATAATGGCTATTACCGCCGCGAGGCCCCAGATGGAGCCCCTGAATCTGAGGGCGACATAAAGGATTATGCCGAGGAGCGCCCCGCCGAAAGCGTAGATGGCGGCTTGTTTCAGGAATTCTCCGACGACCGGCCCGACCATCTCAAAGCGTTCTATTTCCGAGGGATTGTCAGGGTATTCAGCCTTCAGTTTTTCGGCGATGGAGGCGTTGGTTATTTCTTCCGATTGGGAGAATTTGAGGATGAAGGTTTTCGCTCCCGGGAATTCCTGTATCACGGGGGAGTGCGCGGAAAATGCCTGGCGGAGTGAGGCGATATCCGAGAGCTGTTCAAATTTTATCTGGGCTACGGTTCCGCCCGTGAAATCTATTCCCCAGTTCACGCCTCTTATGAGACTTGCCGCGGCGAAGAGCACGAGCAGCGCCGATAAGGCAAAAGCGCCCTTGCTCATCCCTATGAAATTTATTTCTTTTCTCATATGGAGACCTTTTCTATGTTCTTACCGAATAACATCGCGTCCCAAATGGTGTGGGTGACGAATATCGCCGTGAACATGCTGGCCATTATTCCCAGGCTCAGCGTTACAGCGAAGCCCTTGATGGGGCCGGAGCCGAACTGAAACAGAAAAGCCGCGGCTATAAGCGTTGTTATATTGGCATCGAGAATAGTGCTGAAAGCTTTTTCATAACCCGAATCTATCGCGACAAGCGGCGTTTTCCCGTCGGCTATTTCTTCCCTTATCCTTGAGAATATGAGCACATTGGCGTCAACGGCCATTCCTATCGTGAGCACAAGGCCGGCGATCCCGGGGAGTGTGAGCGTCGCTCCCGCTATCACCATCACGGCTGAAATTATCAGGAAATTCATAAGAAGCGCTATGTCAGCGAGAAGCCCGGCATTCTTGTAATAAAGCGGCATAAAAAGGCACACGGCCAGAAATCCTATAGCCGCCGCCATCGCTCCCTTTTTGATGGAATCACTGCCGAGTGAAGGGCCTATTGTCCTGTTCTCTATTATTTTAACCGGAGCCGGAAGAGCCCCGGCCCGAAGCACGATCGCCAGATATCTGGCCTCTTCCATTGAGAACATTCCTTCTATTATGGCTTTACCGTCGGGGATGCGGCTTCTTATTGACGGGGCGGACTGCACGACGTTGTCGAGCACGATGGCCAGCTGCCTGTTTATGTTCGCTCCGGTGATGGCGGCGAATTCCGAGGCGCCTTCTTTTGTGAATTCAAGTTCTATATAGGGGAGGTTATAGTCTCCTCCTATGGCCACGCGCGCGTTTTTGAGAGCCGCGCCGGTTATCGCCGCGCTGCTTTGCACTATTATGGAGCCGCCGGATTTTCTCTCAAGAAGCTCAAAGCCCCGGGGGATATTTTCGGTATCTAACGCTTTGTCGTCAACGAGTTTGAATTCAAGAAGAGCTGTTCTGCCGACGATGTCAATCGCTTTCTGCGGATCTTTGATCCCGGGCAGCTGCACGACTATCCATTTTTCTCCCTGTCTGACTATGAGGGGTTCGGAAACGCCGAACTGGTCT
The nucleotide sequence above comes from Candidatus Omnitrophota bacterium. Encoded proteins:
- the secD gene encoding protein translocase subunit SecD; translated protein: MPRNLQYKIIFILCVIAAAVYYLVPSFRVYSKKTDFYEAADQKILRLGLDLQGGVRLLLEVETEGVPKDDREDIVPRALEIIRNRIDQFGVSEPLIVRQGEKWIVVQLPGIKDPQKAIDIVGRTALLEFKLVDDKALDTENIPRGFELLERKSGGSIIVQSSAAITGAALKNARVAIGGDYNLPYIELEFTKEGASEFAAITGANINRQLAIVLDNVVQSAPSIRSRIPDGKAIIEGMFSMEEARYLAIVLRAGALPAPVKIIENRTIGPSLGSDSIKKGAMAAAIGFLAVCLFMPLYYKNAGLLADIALLMNFLIISAVMVIAGATLTLPGIAGLVLTIGMAVDANVLIFSRIREEIADGKTPLVAIDSGYEKAFSTILDANITTLIAAAFLFQFGSGPIKGFAVTLSLGIMASMFTAIFVTHTIWDAMLFGKNIEKVSI
- the secF gene encoding protein translocase subunit SecF; its protein translation is MRKEINFIGMSKGAFALSALLVLFAAASLIRGVNWGIDFTGGTVAQIKFEQLSDIASLRQAFSAHSPVIQEFPGAKTFILKFSQSEEITNASIAEKLKAEYPDNPSEIERFEMVGPVVGEFLKQAAIYAFGGALLGIILYVALRFRGSIWGLAAVIAIIHDVIITFGILAALGISVDLIVVTSLLFIAGYSVNDTIVIYDRLRENLRKAQRQKTSSVFNSSITQTLSRTLITSLTTAVVVVALFIFGGEIIHSFSLSLLIGIIVGTYSSIFVASPLVYYKLEK